The sequence CCGTGACGTAATCAATCGATGGGGAAACCATCACACCTACCAATTTATTGAACATTCTGAGTTTTTAAAAACCCATCAATTTATCACATACAAAATCACAGATCTACCTGTATGGGTTAAAGATCAGGTTGTGAAtgaggatgaagatgatgatatttaCCTGTATCGGGACAACATCATCAAGATCTAATGGTAATGGTAGGGTTTGTGATTTATTGTTATGGTTAGAATTTGTAATTTTCATATTTTGATTTTTGCAGGTGCGTTAATTGAACGAAATATCATTATGTTTTGATGTTATGTTATAACAAATTTCTAAAGAGTACAAGTATTAGGGATCAATGGCATCAAAAATTAACATAAATGAGTAGCCTGCAATATCTACCAAACATGAAGGACAATTTATGTAATTTTTGTCTAGCATGTGACCTGAAGTTTACCTGTTATAACAGGTTAACTACATACAATAGGAGAAAATACaaagttaaatgcatacaatagaacttttgaaagttgaatgcatacgtTTAGACCACTTTTGTCCCGAAACAACTAAATACCACAAACCGCTTACTAATCATCACAACTCGTATCGAAATGACACGAAAGTAGGAAAATATTGcaaagataaatatgtatattttgagcagTTACAGTGGCTACAAACAAAAACACAGACACGAGTGATTTTTCTCCAAATAGTAGGGAATTAGATCACAAAAATAATGAATTTGATGTTCACCTCAAAACCTATACATACTAAAATAGCTtcactaattttaataaaatgctTTACACTTTAGCCCCTCCAAATCGAATCCCCCATTGTTGTTTCCACACGCATTCAATCAAGTTTCCTCCTTTATCATCGTTATCATCACATCATATTTGTAATCCCAACCCCAGAATCCCACCACCCAATTTCACTACCGGCATCGTTTATTCACTTTCCGCCATTGACAAACATCAACAACCCCACAATCATCAAAATCAACACCAAGACGACGATGATTTCGATGATTACGATGATAAAAATGACTTCTTTAATCGGTTCTATGACTCTTCACCTATCTATTTGAATGATAAGGATACAAATAGAAGAAAGATTGTTGAAATTAAAGGTGAATCTAGTAGTGGCATTTTATCGAACATGTGGTGGGCAGATTTGAAAGCTGCAGTTGGGCAAAGAATCAATGTTGAAGGACTACTTTTTTCAGTTTCGGTGATTACTAGAAACAGAAATTGGGTTATGCCTCATGTTTCCGTGCCTGATATTAGGTATATTGATTGGGCTGCTTTGAAGAAAAGGGGGTTTCAAGGTGTTGTTTTTGACAAGGATAATACACTTACTGTGCCTTATTCTTTGTCTTTATGGGGTCCACTTGGGTCTTCTTTGGAATCTTGTAAATCTGTTTTTGGGAACAATGTTGCTGTGTTTAGTAACTCTGCAGGTAATCATTTTGATTAGTTTCGAGTATAAGGATGATTTTCTGTATGGTGGTTGATGGTTAATGGTTTTTGTTGTTTTTGGGATTAGGGCTCCAGGAATATGACCCTGATGGCAGGAAAGCTAGGGCGCTTGAATTTGTTATTGGAATTCGAGTAATTAGACATAGTAAGTTAATTTCTTCCACTTTTATTATTCATTTGTAATGGTAAGAAATACATAGTTTTGCACGTTATTTTTCATAATGTGACTGTGAATCTAGTCTTTTGCCAGTTCTATAAAATCAGTTAGGGGTACTTAAGTTTGTCATTTAGATTCAAGTACATAGGCATAGGAAGTTACTACAATGCTGAATTTGATCACTTGTACGATGCATATGTAAGAGATGTAGGTTGTTATGCATTTTGATTGATATAATTTGATCAAGACTGCACTTTCTTCTGTTTTTGTAGTTTAGATAAGATTCTTATTCTTATACTAATAACTTCATATATTAGATTTATAGTATGCATCCGATTACAATTTTGAAAGTGATAAACCTATGATTCTTTGATAGTTTTTGTGAACTAATTGTGTATGTATCATCAGCATTTTATATTAAGTGAAAATTATTACAAGGAAGTATGAGATATTAATTGACTGTATCTATATAAAAGTGATGGTGCCTTATTTGTAACTGCATTTTCAACCGAGTAATCATAAATGAAAGAAATATCTAAGATGTGTACAATCATTATGTCAAAGCTAAAACTATGTACATTTCTAACAAAATACACAAGATCCCCTGGCAGAGAACATGGAGAATGTCTAAGTGACGGGTTGTGGTTAGTTTCCTAACCAATTTGAGTAGATTTTACTATAAGATTAAGCCATATATAAGTACCTTTTATAAATGTGATGTACATTAACAGGTATATTTATGTACCAAAAATTATCTAATGTTAAGTACATTAAAAGTTACTGGTAAGATATGCCATTTTTATTTTGAAGTGCATCTGATTTAGTTTCTGTATTCTTTGTATGTACAGCTTACTTTAGAAGTCAGTTATACCTTACACTTGTATTTCTTCTTGGTACCAACCATTAATAGTTAATTAACTAAAGTGATGAAGTCAAGGGGAAAATCTTATGTTTTCTTTCTTGGAGGTTGCTGTTTTTTATCTATATTtacaattaaaaatgaatattgGAGTAGATAGATGCAGTTATGAAAAAGAGGTCCTTGAGTGTGTTGTTGAGATATCTCGGTTTCCACTAAATTTTTTTTTCCCTTATTTCTTAAAATTTCATTTCTTAATGATCTTAAATTTTAGAAATGTTCTTCTATTTTTTGAGTATATAACTAATTATTGTATTGCCTCTGTGTTTTTTCCCCCTAAAACTAGAGGTGAAGAAGCCAGCTGGTTCGGCTGAAGAAATTGAAAGACACTTTGGATGTGATGCATCAAAGCTAATAATGGTACTCTAATTATTTTCTGAAATTTATTAATACGGagttaatatattaataaaaaaatgctAAAATGCACAACATGTTTCAGGTGGGTGATCGTCCCTTCACGGATATCGTTTATGGAAACAGAAATGGTTTTCTTACAATACTAACTGCACCTTTGAGTCTTGCAGAGGAGCCTTTCATTGTTAGGCAGGTATGTAaccatttatttattatttatgggctctagttattgagtcaacagcaagcgtcgatttattggcgacttgactgactcttagagcctaaattaaatttcatgcaggatttaaaacccatggaaatttgattttaccattttcatggcgtcttaattttattttttattttattttatttttaaaaaaactttttcctacttattggccggaggtccactcggaagcaatctctctatccgtcgaatagagagagggatgattttctctacttttgagtgtgttttcactctaggtggagaaatgacttgactttattctcggataggggaaggattgtctacatctcacctcccccatacaccacttatgtggtattgagttttgttgttgttgttgttgttgttgtatgaaaTTTTAGTTTGACCCCCATTCCAATTGTTTAAAACTATGATACTAATACATTGATACTAATACATCATGCATAAAGATTGATGCTGATCATTCTTACTATGTTACTTCTATTCTTTCTTTTTTTATGCGCCTtataatacataaaattcaaagtcGCATTTAGGGATGCCAATAAAAAGTAAATAATACGGAGCGCAAGTACTTTTAACAATAATACCTGTAGTCCACTATCTAAACCTGTATTTGGATCCTCTGAATTATCAACGTTGTGATGCATTTGTTGGTATTATTCTTGTACCACTAAATTTAACCTAACATATAATTCTTAGTACTTTTGTTACAATCTATGCAAACATAGATAATGTCAATATGCAATTGAAATTTGATTCCACTTGTTTTGATATTAGCTATCGTTACCATATTTATAACATTTTGATCTATTGATGCCAGAAAAAAATGATGTAACAAAATTGTATGCAGGTGCGGAGAATTGAACGGGCTCTTGTAAACAGGTGGTCGAAAAAGGGTTTAAAACCGGCCAATGAGAGGCTTCTTCCTGGTGCGTTGGATTGTGTGAAAGAGCTACCGCCTGTATAAGGAATGGGAAGCTCAAGTAAATTTTATTTGGCGCAAGCCACCTAGGATTCTTTTTTGTTGCGTTCTTTCTTATATTATAAATGAAACCATACGCCGTGTTAGTTAGCTAGTTAAATGGCAATGTAGAATGTTTGTGTATTCTTTCTATATCTATCTATTTCTCGGAAAAACAAATACGAATTGTTGTTTGGATATTGAAGCTAAATGATCAataacaattaaaaaaaaaaaagcctcATGACAAAACCATAAATAGCAACTTAGAAGTGAGTTAGAATTTGTAGACTTGAACTTGTCACTTGCAACTATTAAGTTTTTTTGTTTCAATTTAATGGCCTATGCAAGTTTGCATGATGAGATTTACAAGCATAAAAGACTGTTTGGATGATCAATGGACTTGCCAAAAAGTTAAAAAGAAGGTAACAGTTAGTTGTCatacaaatcatcatcatcatgttggTATTATTATGTAGAGAGGATGAAGTTTGCATGAACTGGTACAAAAACACTTAAAATATCAACGAGTTCAGTTGATCAAGATAAGGAATACTAGAACAGTAAGAAAGTTGATAAAAGTTGTGCACAAAGAACCATAATTATGGTCATCTTGACCCACAAGGAATATAAGGAAACAATGGTGTTTCATACTTCTCATCTTCTACCACAGAGCAAACACATTATTTAGGTTTCCAATAACCACATTAAAGTTTTAATATATGTATAACTTACAATGTCATGTATACAGGCATACAGCTTATCGAACCACTTTACACACTATGTTTCATGAGCAACAAGTAATGCATCGAAACAATTAGTAGTCAACCTAAATAATAGTAGTAATTCACTACATTGAAAAATCATGTTTCTGTTACAATTTCAGTGTATATATAGATTTGAACCAATATAAGAACAACACAACTCTTGTTCATACAACACACCAATGACTAAGATTAGTAAATGACCATCAAGTCTTCAACATTCCCTCAAAACGGTACTCAAGGTTAAATGAGGATCATCACATGTGAGATTCAAACCAATCAAACATCTGTTCAGATTGCAAACTCGTCATTTCATGATACGCAAAAGCAAGATTCAGTTCCTCCTGAATGTAATCAACCATAAGCTTATTTGGTAAACTAATTTTCTTCTCCTTCATGGCTTCTTTCCAAGGAATCACTCTTCCATCGTTAATCAAATAACCTTTTTCGTTAACAAATCCTTTTTCCTTAAACAAATTAAACAACTCAACCGATATCTTCATATCAAGCCCAGGAACCCTATCTGCAAGATAATTCGGCGATAACGCCACCTCGTTGCACTGTACTTCATCAACATCTACCCCTACCCTTTTCATCATTTCAAGATTCACATCAATTATTCTCTTCCTAACTTTATCTTTCGGCATATGAACAAAAAGTGTAGGCGGGTAGTCTTTCGTAACATCAATTCGATCAAAAACGCCTTCagcaatcataataacaatactactaaacTTCATCTTACTTGCTAGCATTGAAACAAAATAACCACCAGAAGATGCCCCCAAAGCTACAACTGGCAAATTTTCTAGATTTTGATTCCTAACCCAAAACTCAATAATCCGTTTCACAACGAACGTTTCTTTCATCATCGACCAACACTTTCCTTTACTCGAAACCGCAACAACAGCAAAGTTTCGAGCAAGAGCTTTGAGAACAATAAGTCTATCTTCAGGCAAACCAACACAATGATCACAGTTTATAGATTTATCCCAAAAATTAGCAGCCCTACCATTGCACCCATGCGCTAAAAACAGAATCGATTTGGGGGAATTGGGTACTTGCCAAATCACTTCGGTATTATTAAAGATTTCAACTTTTGGATCAAAATGAATTGTGGGTTCATCTAAATTAGTCTTTTTTTGATTCAGTAAACCAGATCTTAAAGTGGGTTTGTTTTTATCGTTTCCAAGAATTAGTAGTATTACAAAGATCAGAGTAATAAGAGTAATAAATAAGGGTAACTTAATATTCGGTAATTTAGTGAATCGTTTATGCAATTTGATACCACCTTTGTTATACATACCTGTCTGAATTCAAGAAATTGTTTTCCGGTAGCCCTATGTGGTGGTCAATGCTGGTGGAATCGATTTATGTACCAAACGATTTGAAAACAGAGAACGATGAACtgtgattattattatgatattaaaatGGGCAAAGATGAAATAAGGGTTGATTTGCACGTTTAAGATTTTTTGTTTCTGAAGAAACCGGAAATGTTGTTTCTATCAGTCGTCCTGCTCCCTTGCAGTAGTGAAGTGAGGGGTTTCACTTTACACCCTCAACTTTTTTTTGTTTCAGTTTTATTCCccttttaacatttttttttctaATTGTATTTATTAGCGACAAAAATAATCATGctcaaattttattttatttttgaaaagcaagattTTATTAAAAGCTCAAGAAGTACAACACGACATAAGGCTCGAAGCCTAGCACGGAAACTACATACAAACTAACATAGGGTTGCGGAGGAAGCAACTAGACACGacttatacacgagaatataaacACGAACAATTGATACAATCGAACACAAGCAATAAGCATTAGGACAACTAGATCACGTAGGTACTCAGGTTAGATATCTATTGAAACCAATCAATCTTAACATATGCTCAAGTTAGAGGTGTTAAAAACCAGACATTAGATTTGGTTATCTTCGATATACGagtcagaaatttcaggtattcgGTTTTAGATATCAGATTATCCAAATATCCGAATTTTACTTTTATATTTAAGTTAAGaacaattaaaataatataaaatagtaATATTTATACCATCAAGTTTGAAAGATAAACACCACTCATGTATTAAGTAAGTAAAACTAATAAATACATGAGTGTGGTGCCTCTATCAAATGTGAAAATATCAATCCCCGAGATGACTTTGACGTAGGCCACATCGATTGAAACAACAACATTACTTACTTTTCATAAGGTTTAACCCTAATTCTTCTTCCCAATAGCTTAAGTATAATgaagataaaactactagaaaaaaCAAAAACCCTAATCGCACAACCAAACGGTAAAAGTGAAATAAAAACCCAATCGATTAATAAGGATGGAAGAACCCTCTTCCAAATCGCTTAATTATAACAATCCTCTTTCAAATCGCTTGGAGATAAAACCAAAGCttgcaagcaattttcataatgataagGGAAATACATATGATGGAAGAAACAAATATAGACATGTAACACACATAAATTACAATAATGTCATACCGCTACAGTACCAAACGATACCATCAATACCTTTTTTACGAAGCAAACGACAGCCTTACCTTTGGCAATTTACCTTTGGCTATTTATTATAAAgaaaaatttaaattattatacttTTCACAAATGAGTTGCAATAATCTttattatgaattattaatatACGAGTTTATTTTTACATAAACGCTCAAGTGTATAATTAGTTCAAATTCTTTCAGAAGCAAATGCTATGCAACAAGGGAGGCGACAAGGAATTTCAAATAAGAAGAAAGAAGAGAAAGTTAGTACACAAAGTCTTCCCCTTATTACTAATATATGACATAGATTTTAGATTTTGTTACTAACAAGGCTGATACTTACTGATTGCAAGTATATCAAGTTTCGTGTTAGCTGATTCAAACTTGCACTTACTCGATGTTAATGGTAATTTCATTAATGAAGTTGGATCGACTGACATAACACCTATGTACCCATTGTATCGAAATCAAAAAGCTTAAAATCATAATCTCATTAACTGGTAACTCTCTTAGCAAATTTTGACGATATCATCATGAGTCCGTCGACAAATACGTACTTCGTACAGAACGATTTCGAACCAGGCCTAGCGGTAAATGACCATTTTACCCTCGTGTGTTATTATTAAAGATTTTAATAATCATGtgtttataattataaaaatatttgatTGAGTGCCTttttgtgacaagggtcgcagAACATATCCGTTTATTTAATTTGGGTCTCGTTAGGACTGCTTAATGAGGTGTGTTGTATTTTAGATAACTAATAAAATACTCGTGGGATTGGTGGTATATGTTTTCTTCACTTGAAGTAACCTATTTTGGTATAAAAATATTTGATTCTTGTATATTTCCATTTTTGATAACTTTTAACAAACGCAACCTTATCATACTAAATCTCTTAAACCCTAATACTTTGATTGGCTAATTTTCATAGAGATTGACTATTTTTAATTTCTTGAAAAAAATAGCAGTAAACACATGtattagatttcatatagacaaaattacgctcgtcgtccctgaacttgtatccAGTCTTCTCAGGTcgtccttaaacttttttttttgctgGCGTCGACCTTGAACTTCCACTTTGTAACTCTGATCGTCCCTCCACATATATTCCGTCCAATTTTTCTGTTAATTCAGGTCATGTGCAAGACATGTGAGGGTAATTTTATCTTTTAAACTTTAACCACCACCTTTCTTATGCCTACCAACTCCATTCACCTTCTTATTCATCTTTGACATTCCCCATTTCTTTTTTATcccaaattaaaaaccctaatcaaTTACAAATCAAAATCAAATCATCATATAATAAAAAGTCAGATATGGAACTTCAACATTAAATCATGAATTTCCTTCAAACTAATTTACATACTCAATACTCGAATCATAAATGCTAAAATAAAGCATAATTCAAGAGTAAACTATTATGACTTGATCTATAACTAAACGCCTTCTCAATATTGCATTTACCCATATGAAGCACATGATTAGGTTTTCAAATATTTCTTTCAATTTATTTTAAAACATCTCTACAGCAATAATTTAAAAAGGTCGGAAGATTTTCAGATCCACAGAAAGCACATCTGCCGCCGTCGTTTATTTACAGAAAATAACAAAAATGGGTGGAAGAAACGGCTTCTTTCAATAACCTGCAACTCCGAGTATTGAATCGGAGATCCATCCGCCGTCGTTTATTTCCTTCAATCACCGATCTGGGTGAGTTAATATCCTTCAATCACATATCTGGGTGAAACAACACTCACCGGTGGTCGATGGTGGTCGAGTTGCCTGAAGATGAACAACACTCGCCGGTAATTTATTTTTGATTTGATTTGAATCGATGGTGGATTTTAAACACATCTTTGATGTAATCTTTTCAGATCCTGGTACATTTGAGTTTACTGCAGTAGGATTACAAATGGGTATTGTAATTTAATGGGTATTATGTAAACTGGATGAAATTATTATTGTGAATTTTTTCTAATATTTTGATTTCCTTTTGCTGCATAATCTGGAAATATGGTGGCGAAAAAGATGATGGAAGTAAAGGGATTCACAAAAAGGAAACTCAAAtggacttgaggtagaatatagTACAGATGATGTTGTATTTCCTGATGTtgttgaatagagtacagatgcaGAAGATGGAGTATTAATGCTTCTAAAAGTCCTTTTGAGGTAGAACAAGTAAAACAATAAAAATAGTATTACAGACGATGGAGTATTAATGCTTCTAAAAGTCCTTTTgataaattaaattatttaaataaaaaacatagaatgactaaaataccctcatgtgcatCGCACATGGGATGAGATAACGAAAAAATGGAACGGAAATTAGATAGAAGGACGACCAGAGTTACAAAGTGCAAGTTCAAGGACGACGCCAgcaaaaaaaaagtttaaggacgACCTGAGAAGACTggatacaagttcagggacgacgagcGTAATTTTGTCTTTCATATAATTTCTTGATTGACCGATATAACAATACATGCATGGTTTATATAAAGACTATGAAGCCAAATGAAAAGACTAACAATAAATAACACTAAATAAAGAGCCATGGAAAGGACATGATTGGATATCCGTTAACAGCCCCCGCAGTTTGAGAGGGAGTGGACTCAACGCGCTTAAACTTGATCATTTTTTTTCGTTGCATTAAGTAGACTAGTAACCGGCGACATAGTTGCACATCGTTTCAACTTTATCATTGCTTGAGGATTGAGCACTTTTCTCCTTTTCGGTAACGTCGTCGTGACTTACTTTGCCGAAAGATTGAGTAGTACTTTGATAAACAATTTTGTCAACGATAACAATTTTCTTCAACGCAATAAAAAAGATTTTTGACATATATTCTTTTTTTTTTCCGCAGTTTAGTCAAGTTATGCGGCTCATCTTCACaccgattattatcattattattcaaggtaatgaAAAAAAGAGAGGAAATAGAGAGATGTTTCAACCGGAATCGTACCACTCAAATACCATATTAGATTTATATAATTTCTTGCTTGACCGATATAACAAACAATACATTGAAAGGACATGATTAAATATCCGTTAACAATATGACGATTATTGTTTGCTACCCCACATTAACTGCTGCCCTAGGCGATCGTCAGGGCTGCTCAGTGACGGGATTGAGAGAGAACTTAGTCAACCCTCCGAACATTCATAAAGACTGCATTCCATGTACCCGAATACCATATACAATATATTATTTTCATAAACGATTTCTTTAAGTTTGACGATACTTGGATGCTTGTTGATCTTTTCAAGTGACTTGACTTCGATTAGCTTCATGCATTCTTCTTTCGAGTAATATCTTTGGTGAAGTTTCTTGATTGCAACAACTTCACCCATTTGTCGATCAAGCGCTTTCCACACGACACCAAACTATCATTCTCCTAGTTTATTAATTCTTACGTATCTCTACATTCTTTTTTCTCGGAAAATTAGCAATGATCACAAGTCGTAGCGAATAGGTAATCAACtttttaccggccatgccctcggaGTTGGGGGCGGCTTATGCAACTGCGTGAGATGATCGTGTGGGTGGTTTAGTCTCCCGTGAGTGTGATCCTAAACTGATGTTGAAAAAACATGTCATATGGTTAGACAAATTTTTTTTGACATAATGAGAAACCGGGCAAATGGGGGCTATAAATGTATGTTTATTGTGTTAAATTTAGTACTGTAGAATATTTGTTCAATCACCAACACTATAAGTTTTTACCCATGAGTCTCGCACTTTAGACTAATACATTTGGCCTATAGATTGCATTTATAGTATGAAATACAGAGTATGAGAGTTTCGTTGAATGTAATCATCACAATGTTCAAAAATCCCCTAATCGATTGGCTTATGTGTTGCATTTATAACTAAATTCTATAACCCAAGAAATAATATATGTAAATCCCTTCAATAAGAAATTCACAGGATCCTCGTTTATAAATAGGGGGGGATCACATTTATTAATGCATGGAACATGTTGTGTAGACTTACTTCTTTATCTATCCAGGGAGATCGGGCGCACATTGATTATACATGCCACACTTGTACGTTGTACGCGCTTGCAGTAGAAATAACATTTAAACGGGTTAACTGTTACTCAATTTGGAATATTAGTGGCGCAAGACATGACAGTCAGTGGCGAAAACAGGAATTTTTTTCACCCGGGGAGAAATTTTTTTTAAAGCGTATCAATTTTTTTTTGGTAAAATatagaggtttttgggcaaaatgtggaggtttttgggcaaaatatggtggttttggggcaaaaaaaatttccaccgggggcaaaatcgaaaaacccaaaatttttaaactaaaaattgcaaatcgacTGGGGGCATCTGCCCCCCTTGCCCCATGCTATTTCCGCCACTGATGACAGTCATGAATTGTGTATTAACACGACAAGCTGGATGACGTTCAAGTTTTGTAACACGAAGCTCCAACAAAATAACACCTAACTCCTTTGAAAAGAGGAAAGGAAATATGTGATTTGAATGG comes from Rutidosis leptorrhynchoides isolate AG116_Rl617_1_P2 chromosome 4, CSIRO_AGI_Rlap_v1, whole genome shotgun sequence and encodes:
- the LOC139843252 gene encoding phosphatidylglycerophosphate phosphatase 1, chloroplastic/mitochondrial, encoding MLYTLAPPNRIPHCCFHTHSIKFPPLSSLSSHHICNPNPRIPPPNFTTGIVYSLSAIDKHQQPHNHQNQHQDDDDFDDYDDKNDFFNRFYDSSPIYLNDKDTNRRKIVEIKGESSSGILSNMWWADLKAAVGQRINVEGLLFSVSVITRNRNWVMPHVSVPDIRYIDWAALKKRGFQGVVFDKDNTLTVPYSLSLWGPLGSSLESCKSVFGNNVAVFSNSAGLQEYDPDGRKARALEFVIGIRVIRHKVKKPAGSAEEIERHFGCDASKLIMVGDRPFTDIVYGNRNGFLTILTAPLSLAEEPFIVRQVRRIERALVNRWSKKGLKPANERLLPGALDCVKELPPV
- the LOC139844140 gene encoding uncharacterized protein, with translation MYNKGGIKLHKRFTKLPNIKLPLFITLITLIFVILLILGNDKNKPTLRSGLLNQKKTNLDEPTIHFDPKVEIFNNTEVIWQVPNSPKSILFLAHGCNGRAANFWDKSINCDHCVGLPEDRLIVLKALARNFAVVAVSSKGKCWSMMKETFVVKRIIEFWVRNQNLENLPVVALGASSGGYFVSMLASKMKFSSIVIMIAEGVFDRIDVTKDYPPTLFVHMPKDKVRKRIIDVNLEMMKRVGVDVDEVQCNEVALSPNYLADRVPGLDMKISVELFNLFKEKGFVNEKGYLINDGRVIPWKEAMKEKKISLPNKLMVDYIQEELNLAFAYHEMTSLQSEQMFDWFESHM